The following coding sequences lie in one Rhodohalobacter barkolensis genomic window:
- a CDS encoding DUF2267 domain-containing protein, translating into MSIQVNFEKHCKEADEWMVEIAEQMGYPDRSDWAYGTLKTVLHVLRDRTTVEEVFQLSAQLPVLIRGIYFEGYKLSGKPDKMNAKEFMSRIKKDLGNSNPITAEEAFRVVLELLYEKTSTGEMDDIRGQMPKAIQQIWNKYRPLEMSDDF; encoded by the coding sequence ATGAGCATTCAGGTTAATTTTGAAAAGCACTGTAAAGAGGCAGATGAATGGATGGTGGAAATAGCGGAGCAGATGGGATATCCTGATCGATCTGACTGGGCATATGGTACATTGAAGACTGTATTGCATGTACTCAGAGACCGAACAACCGTTGAAGAGGTATTTCAGTTATCCGCACAGCTGCCGGTTTTGATACGTGGTATCTATTTTGAAGGATATAAACTATCCGGTAAACCTGATAAAATGAATGCCAAAGAGTTCATGTCCAGAATTAAGAAGGATCTGGGAAATAGCAATCCGATCACAGCAGAGGAGGCGTTCAGGGTTGTTCTGGAATTACTGTATGAAAAGACATCAACGGGTGAGATGGATGACATTCGCGGACAGATGCCAAAAGCTATTCAGCAAATTTGGAATAAGTATCGTCCCTTGGAAATGAGTGATGATTTTTGA
- a CDS encoding DUF4175 domain-containing protein, with translation MIKIVSKSAALILVLLISSMPLAAQQTGQQMQQQQMRQHQEMQDMMQRMNQIMERTQAMTQDMNRRMEQAQNEQMRNQFQMMHRFGEQMSMTLGNMKNAAERCDLMLQNREMMQNRDMRQDMENMQKHLSEMTERMEEAVQTMERMTTRLREHQQ, from the coding sequence ATGATCAAAATAGTAAGCAAATCGGCCGCACTGATTTTGGTGCTGTTGATCTCTTCTATGCCGCTTGCCGCTCAGCAAACCGGACAGCAAATGCAGCAACAACAGATGAGACAACATCAGGAGATGCAGGATATGATGCAGCGAATGAACCAAATTATGGAAAGAACCCAGGCGATGACACAGGACATGAATCGCCGGATGGAGCAGGCTCAAAATGAGCAGATGCGAAATCAGTTCCAGATGATGCATCGTTTTGGCGAGCAGATGAGTATGACCCTTGGCAATATGAAAAATGCTGCTGAGAGATGCGATCTGATGCTGCAAAACAGAGAAATGATGCAGAACCGTGATATGAGGCAAGACATGGAGAACATGCAGAAGCATCTTTCTGAAATGACAGAACGAATGGAAGAAGCAGTTCAAACCATGGAACGGATGACAACCAGATTACGCGAACACCAACAATAA
- a CDS encoding flavodoxin domain-containing protein: MKLMIVYATTEGHTRSIAEFLEKEAENKGVTVGLFDATVKPPSPAEFDAVIIAGSIHGGKYQTSIQHFVQEHHKTLNQMNSVFVSVSLTAAADEPESWKELKQQTEDFLLGTGWNPKHVEYTAGALLYTKYDYLKKFIMRMISKKAGGDTDTSKDHVYTDWDQLKSVISQVM, translated from the coding sequence ATGAAGCTGATGATTGTTTACGCTACAACCGAAGGCCATACCCGGTCTATTGCTGAATTTCTTGAGAAAGAAGCAGAAAATAAGGGAGTTACCGTAGGTTTGTTCGACGCCACAGTTAAACCGCCGTCTCCTGCAGAGTTTGATGCAGTCATCATTGCGGGATCCATTCATGGCGGTAAATATCAGACTTCCATACAACATTTTGTTCAGGAGCATCATAAAACACTGAATCAGATGAATTCTGTTTTTGTATCCGTAAGCCTTACAGCTGCAGCTGATGAACCTGAATCGTGGAAAGAACTGAAGCAGCAGACCGAAGATTTTCTATTAGGCACCGGGTGGAATCCTAAACATGTTGAATACACAGCCGGGGCTCTGCTTTATACCAAGTATGATTATCTGAAGAAGTTTATTATGCGAATGATTTCAAAAAAGGCCGGAGGCGACACCGATACCTCTAAAGATCATGTCTATACGGATTGGGATCAGTTAAAGAGTGTTATAAGTCAAGTGATGTAA
- a CDS encoding DUF6544 family protein, protein MLKILFYFIVVVHGLIHLLGFFKAFDIGNITQLTTSISKPIGILWLVASVLILLTVLMNLMNYRYWSVIAIIALVLSQIVIFTAWGDAKFGTIANLIILLVALPALGDRMFSDRVMKEQRNLLEHVSNPSDRVMQVEDFQHLPEVVQTWLKNSGVAGKPDVTFVRLKQSGEMKTEPEGSWMDFSAIQYFDVKNTSFNWKVDVKMMPLVTLTGRDKLQNGQGKMLIKLLSLVNVVNEKGSEQINTGSLTRFLGEICWFPSAALNENITWEEIDETSAKATLTTEDQQVSGIFRFGKNGEMKLFEADRYYGGAEDAEMQKWVVEAEEYKTFSGYRIPNRLSVTWKLPDGDFTWLKLEITDLDVNGLALYN, encoded by the coding sequence ATGCTCAAAATTCTTTTCTACTTCATTGTTGTCGTGCACGGACTGATCCACCTGTTAGGTTTCTTCAAGGCGTTTGATATTGGAAATATAACCCAGTTAACCACTTCAATATCCAAGCCAATAGGTATTCTATGGCTGGTTGCATCTGTATTGATTCTACTCACAGTGTTGATGAACCTTATGAATTATCGGTACTGGTCGGTTATCGCTATCATTGCTTTGGTACTGTCCCAGATCGTGATTTTCACGGCATGGGGAGACGCAAAATTCGGTACCATCGCCAACCTGATCATACTGTTGGTGGCTTTGCCGGCTTTGGGGGATAGGATGTTCAGTGACAGGGTGATGAAAGAACAACGAAATCTCTTGGAGCACGTTTCAAACCCTTCTGACAGAGTGATGCAGGTAGAGGATTTTCAGCATTTACCTGAGGTCGTTCAAACATGGTTGAAGAATTCCGGAGTAGCGGGTAAACCTGATGTGACGTTTGTACGGCTCAAACAATCCGGTGAAATGAAAACTGAACCGGAAGGCAGTTGGATGGATTTTTCTGCCATTCAATATTTTGATGTAAAGAACACCTCCTTTAACTGGAAAGTAGATGTGAAGATGATGCCGCTGGTCACTTTAACCGGTCGCGATAAGCTGCAAAACGGACAGGGAAAAATGCTGATAAAGCTTTTATCCCTGGTGAATGTGGTAAATGAAAAAGGCAGTGAGCAGATCAACACGGGCAGTCTGACCCGATTTTTGGGTGAAATCTGCTGGTTTCCATCAGCTGCACTCAATGAAAATATTACATGGGAGGAGATCGACGAAACCTCGGCTAAAGCCACGCTGACTACAGAGGATCAACAAGTTTCAGGGATCTTCAGGTTTGGAAAAAATGGCGAAATGAAGTTGTTTGAAGCCGATCGCTACTATGGGGGAGCAGAGGATGCAGAAATGCAAAAGTGGGTGGTTGAAGCTGAAGAGTATAAAACATTCAGCGGCTATCGAATACCCAACAGGCTATCCGTAACCTGGAAACTGCCGGATGGAGATTTTACCTGGCTGAAACTTGAGATTACGGATCTGGACGTGAACGGGCTTGCTTTGTATAACTGA
- a CDS encoding calcium/sodium antiporter, with product MELLLFILGLVFLIFGAEILVNGASKIAATVGLSPLIIGLTVVAFGTSSPELSVSLKSLLSGQVDVAAGNVIGSNIFNVLFILGLSALITPLIITQKLIRFDVPIMVILSVAVWLFSLNGSISQLEGGILFIALLIYIFILIYKGKKDQTEDTSDYSEGGSRFKLLLKNGIFVILGLVLLVYGSRWFVDGAVTLARHFGVSELVIGLTIVAMGTSLPEVFTSAVAAFRGERDIAVGNVVGSNIFNLLGVLGMTGLLSKTGMIVNSSAISFDIPVMIFAALLCLPIFFSGKIISRKEGGVMLGLYVLYIVYLIY from the coding sequence TTGGAACTACTTCTTTTTATTCTGGGCTTGGTTTTTTTGATTTTCGGAGCTGAAATTCTTGTTAATGGAGCTTCAAAAATTGCCGCCACAGTTGGACTTTCTCCACTTATTATTGGTTTAACGGTTGTAGCTTTTGGCACCAGCTCACCCGAATTGTCCGTCAGCCTCAAATCTCTCTTATCGGGGCAGGTTGATGTAGCTGCAGGAAATGTTATTGGCAGTAATATTTTTAATGTGCTGTTTATTTTGGGATTATCAGCTTTGATCACTCCACTTATTATTACTCAAAAGCTGATACGATTTGATGTTCCGATCATGGTAATTCTATCGGTTGCAGTTTGGCTGTTCTCACTAAACGGATCTATTTCTCAACTTGAAGGAGGAATCCTTTTTATAGCTCTTTTGATCTATATTTTTATTCTGATTTACAAAGGGAAAAAAGATCAAACTGAAGATACATCAGACTACTCAGAGGGTGGTTCACGTTTCAAACTGTTGTTGAAAAATGGAATCTTTGTAATTCTTGGGCTGGTACTATTGGTGTATGGTTCAAGATGGTTTGTGGACGGAGCTGTTACTTTAGCACGACACTTTGGAGTGAGTGAGCTGGTTATTGGGTTGACTATCGTTGCCATGGGTACCTCACTTCCGGAAGTATTTACATCAGCGGTTGCTGCATTTCGCGGGGAACGGGATATTGCCGTTGGGAATGTGGTGGGCAGCAATATCTTTAATTTATTGGGTGTATTGGGAATGACCGGTTTGCTGTCTAAAACGGGAATGATTGTGAATTCTTCTGCAATTTCATTTGATATACCGGTGATGATTTTTGCAGCCCTGCTCTGTTTGCCCATTTTCTTTTCAGGAAAAATCATTTCACGTAAAGAGGGCGGAGTCATGTTGGGTTTATATGTTCTGTATATTGTCTATCTGATCTACTGA
- a CDS encoding dodecin family protein, whose translation MSLAKVIEVIAEGNTMEEAVKNAVKHASATVKNIKSVYCENMQGIVENNKVVKFRVNAKITFVVGDKD comes from the coding sequence ATGTCACTAGCTAAAGTAATCGAAGTGATCGCCGAAGGGAATACAATGGAAGAAGCCGTGAAAAATGCTGTTAAACATGCTTCGGCAACGGTAAAGAATATAAAAAGCGTGTACTGCGAAAATATGCAGGGAATTGTTGAAAATAATAAGGTTGTGAAGTTCAGGGTCAATGCAAAAATCACTTTTGTTGTAGGCGACAAAGATTAA
- a CDS encoding cation-translocating P-type ATPase — protein sequence MSDQQQPLTGSIQTDKSWFNLSKDELYRTVETSSQKGLTQEESVKRLQIFGPNEIETQQGMTRLQILMHQFKDPLIYILIAAAFVTLILQDYTDSAVITIVVLLNAVIGYFQESKAQSAIHALSKLAAPKAHVIRDGREMEIPGKDLVPGDVVLLTSGGRVAADMRIIHSNGLEVNESALTGESMITRKHSDVIDVENAVPGDQKNMAFAGTIVAQGRARAVVVRTGKSTELGKIAESVKDIGITKTPLQIKVDKLGHMIGYVIVGFAILIAMIGIWHQMSPTDIFITVVAMAVSAIPEGLPVVLTVTLAIGVRRMANRQAIIRSLPAVETLGSTTVIGSDKTGTLTKNQMTVRKIWSDQKFYSTSEAGYKLEGGVYDGDIKWETDEQSGLYQTLLAGTLSNEANVASLKLGEPQGDPTEIALHVSAFKGGIELSSIRDQITELDLFPFEPERQFMATLNQKGAKRQINMKGSPEAILSRCTHQLVDGEILDLDHESVRDAAAKMAGEGLRVLAMAYKDTNIDRFDGLSELETGLIFTGLQGMEDPIRPEALESIRISQKAGIRVIMITGDHIQTAIAIGRQLGLDPEEHGALEGKMLDQMSDEELDFKLRDINIFARVTPQHKFRIVERLKSFGHIVAVTGDGVNDAPALRAAHLGVAMGKSGTDVAREASDMVLSDDNFSTITAAIEEGRIVFSNIRKVTFFLLSTAVGEVIVILTAVIMNWPLPFVAVQILWINLVTNGLQDVALAFEPGEPGILKRKPRPVKEGILSGRLIERLGGVGIVLAVGTLGIFWWAMENTGGDVDMARTVAMTQMVIFQFFHVINCRSLDRSIFKVNFFSNKFLFVSMAAAMLAHLAVLHIGFLQSVFRTVPLNVEQWIMIVSIGSLVIIGGEIDKIVNRWRKSFIG from the coding sequence ATGTCGGATCAGCAACAACCGTTGACAGGTTCTATTCAAACCGATAAGTCGTGGTTCAATTTATCAAAGGATGAACTGTATAGGACGGTCGAAACATCATCACAAAAAGGGTTGACACAGGAAGAGTCTGTAAAACGTCTGCAGATTTTTGGTCCAAATGAAATTGAAACTCAGCAGGGCATGACCCGTTTGCAGATTTTGATGCATCAGTTTAAAGACCCACTTATCTACATATTGATAGCCGCCGCGTTTGTCACACTCATTCTTCAGGATTACACAGATTCTGCTGTGATCACCATTGTTGTACTTCTCAACGCGGTGATTGGTTACTTTCAAGAATCAAAAGCCCAAAGTGCAATTCATGCACTTTCAAAATTGGCGGCACCTAAAGCGCATGTCATAAGAGACGGACGTGAAATGGAAATTCCGGGCAAAGATCTGGTTCCGGGTGATGTTGTACTGCTTACTTCGGGCGGACGAGTAGCAGCGGATATGAGAATTATTCATTCCAATGGGCTGGAGGTGAATGAATCTGCTCTGACGGGAGAATCGATGATTACCCGTAAACACAGTGATGTGATTGACGTAGAAAATGCGGTTCCCGGAGATCAGAAGAATATGGCATTTGCAGGTACAATTGTTGCACAGGGACGTGCCAGGGCAGTAGTGGTCCGAACGGGAAAGTCGACCGAACTGGGGAAGATTGCTGAATCAGTCAAAGACATTGGAATTACCAAAACTCCATTGCAGATAAAGGTGGACAAACTGGGTCATATGATTGGTTATGTGATTGTTGGTTTTGCCATTTTGATTGCTATGATCGGGATATGGCATCAAATGAGTCCGACAGACATATTCATTACTGTCGTGGCTATGGCCGTTTCAGCTATTCCCGAGGGTTTGCCGGTCGTTTTAACAGTTACCCTGGCAATCGGTGTAAGAAGGATGGCAAATCGGCAGGCTATTATTCGTTCATTGCCGGCAGTAGAAACACTCGGAAGTACAACGGTTATCGGTTCGGATAAAACCGGTACGCTCACTAAAAACCAGATGACTGTCCGAAAAATATGGTCTGACCAGAAATTCTATTCTACATCGGAAGCAGGGTATAAATTGGAAGGTGGTGTTTATGATGGGGATATTAAATGGGAAACAGATGAACAATCCGGTCTTTACCAGACACTTCTTGCCGGGACTTTATCCAACGAAGCTAACGTGGCTTCACTTAAATTGGGTGAGCCACAAGGTGACCCAACTGAAATTGCTCTTCATGTTTCAGCTTTCAAAGGAGGAATAGAATTAAGCTCAATCAGAGACCAGATTACTGAACTGGACCTTTTCCCATTTGAACCGGAACGACAGTTCATGGCGACCTTGAATCAGAAAGGGGCAAAAAGGCAGATTAATATGAAGGGTTCGCCTGAAGCGATTTTATCCAGATGTACACATCAACTTGTAGATGGTGAAATTCTGGATCTGGATCATGAAAGTGTTCGGGATGCTGCAGCAAAAATGGCCGGTGAGGGACTTCGGGTTTTGGCAATGGCATATAAAGACACAAATATTGATCGGTTTGATGGATTGTCGGAACTGGAGACCGGGTTGATTTTTACGGGCCTGCAGGGGATGGAGGATCCGATTCGCCCCGAAGCTTTGGAATCGATCCGGATTTCTCAAAAAGCCGGCATCCGGGTTATTATGATTACCGGAGACCATATCCAAACCGCAATAGCCATTGGTCGTCAGCTGGGTTTGGATCCTGAGGAACATGGCGCTCTGGAAGGGAAAATGCTCGACCAAATGTCGGATGAAGAGCTTGATTTTAAATTGAGGGATATTAACATATTTGCAAGAGTAACACCCCAGCATAAATTTCGCATTGTAGAACGGCTTAAGAGTTTTGGTCATATAGTAGCTGTTACGGGAGATGGAGTAAATGATGCCCCGGCACTTCGTGCGGCACATCTGGGTGTTGCAATGGGAAAAAGTGGAACTGATGTGGCCAGGGAAGCGTCTGATATGGTACTTTCTGATGACAACTTTTCGACGATTACCGCAGCCATCGAGGAAGGGAGAATTGTTTTCTCAAACATCAGAAAAGTCACGTTCTTTTTACTGTCTACAGCAGTGGGAGAAGTGATTGTGATTTTGACAGCTGTTATCATGAATTGGCCTCTGCCTTTTGTAGCGGTTCAGATTTTATGGATTAACCTTGTTACCAATGGCTTGCAGGATGTTGCACTTGCTTTTGAACCCGGAGAACCGGGAATTTTAAAAAGGAAACCGCGACCGGTTAAAGAGGGCATATTAAGTGGTCGGCTAATTGAAAGGCTGGGTGGCGTGGGGATTGTTCTTGCAGTGGGTACACTTGGAATATTTTGGTGGGCAATGGAGAATACAGGCGGTGACGTTGATATGGCTCGTACTGTGGCTATGACTCAAATGGTGATTTTTCAGTTTTTCCATGTCATTAACTGCCGTTCACTCGACAGAAGTATTTTCAAAGTCAATTTCTTCTCGAATAAGTTTCTGTTTGTGAGTATGGCAGCCGCTATGCTGGCCCATCTTGCCGTTCTTCATATTGGCTTCTTACAATCGGTATTCAGAACAGTACCCCTGAATGTTGAACAGTGGATAATGATTGTTTCTATAGGTTCATTAGTCATTATTGGAGGTGAAATCGATAAAATTGTAAATCGATGGAGAAAGAGTTTTATTGGCTGA
- a CDS encoding DinB family protein, with translation MKRKTEKAFERLEKQRLNLFSLYRSLSVEQLRFNPDEESWNLLQVMRHLVIAEKQSLINIQRKINNPENTPKAGTGSRFRSFILKIALLLPIKFKAPKIAEVKEEYPDLKQMILEWDDIRNEYQEMILNSDGKMLSKALYKHPRAGMLNIKQAIEFMEDHVAHHQKQIDRIMAHSSFPSNEVN, from the coding sequence ATGAAAAGAAAAACCGAAAAGGCATTTGAAAGACTTGAAAAGCAGCGGTTGAATTTATTTTCACTCTATCGGTCGTTATCTGTTGAACAACTACGATTCAACCCAGATGAAGAGTCATGGAATTTACTGCAAGTTATGCGTCACCTGGTTATCGCAGAAAAACAGTCTCTGATTAATATTCAGCGCAAAATCAACAATCCTGAAAATACACCGAAAGCCGGGACTGGTTCCCGATTTCGCTCATTTATTTTAAAGATTGCCCTTCTGCTGCCAATTAAATTTAAAGCTCCAAAAATTGCGGAAGTCAAGGAAGAGTATCCCGATTTAAAGCAGATGATTCTCGAGTGGGATGATATAAGAAATGAGTATCAGGAGATGATTTTGAACAGTGACGGCAAGATGCTCTCCAAGGCACTCTATAAACATCCCAGAGCCGGCATGCTTAATATCAAACAGGCTATTGAATTTATGGAAGATCACGTTGCTCATCACCAAAAGCAGATCGATCGGATCATGGCGCATTCTTCTTTTCCTTCTAATGAAGTGAATTAA
- a CDS encoding GlsB/YeaQ/YmgE family stress response membrane protein, with protein sequence MTGTLIYFFISIGLIVGAINGFVIGREGVSLKANVFWGVVGAVIMGYIGVIFGIGDGVFFSFIATWPFLFLINVFHRHHVEEVLGETHDAEIVYDHYSDKKRPKPVL encoded by the coding sequence ATGACTGGAACATTAATCTATTTCTTTATCTCAATCGGGTTGATTGTTGGTGCAATTAATGGATTTGTAATTGGCCGGGAGGGTGTCTCTTTAAAAGCAAACGTTTTCTGGGGGGTGGTTGGCGCAGTTATTATGGGATATATCGGTGTGATCTTTGGAATAGGAGACGGAGTTTTCTTCTCATTCATAGCAACGTGGCCGTTTCTGTTTCTGATCAATGTATTTCACCGCCACCATGTGGAAGAAGTTCTGGGTGAGACACATGATGCCGAAATTGTTTACGATCATTATTCAGATAAAAAAAGACCTAAACCGGTTTTGTAA
- a CDS encoding transporter, with the protein MMRGIGLSGIYILTAILIGAGSCMSAYAQKVSYSGGVQLSSGSYYFEESTQSFYLFNGMSIQSNHFTLSFQVPFVVQSSPWVSYSTIGGLPTGGTEHGVVERSGKGGGSGPGQGIHREPIILADTTQYTRASFSDPSISSGYRFYRSSNGRSTLYLNGQVKVPIADPAGGYGTGSWDTGLGLSASRGLESMWIISADLMHWWLGDLDDMKLNNALAYSVSAGKMLNNRKWVLSSSVNGLTRLIDDFDPPVNMNFGVGLMPKDDLLFNTSLSIGLTKSSPDIAFGLGWLINF; encoded by the coding sequence ATGATGAGAGGAATCGGATTGAGTGGCATCTACATACTGACAGCCATTCTGATAGGCGCAGGGAGTTGCATGTCGGCTTATGCTCAAAAAGTGAGTTATTCGGGCGGTGTGCAACTCTCTTCCGGTTCCTACTATTTTGAGGAAAGTACCCAAAGTTTCTATCTGTTTAACGGTATGTCTATACAGTCGAACCATTTTACGCTTTCATTTCAGGTACCGTTTGTAGTTCAAAGTTCACCCTGGGTTTCATATAGCACGATTGGTGGATTGCCAACCGGTGGTACCGAGCACGGAGTGGTTGAAAGAAGTGGAAAAGGCGGTGGCTCAGGCCCAGGGCAGGGCATCCATCGGGAGCCTATCATACTGGCAGATACCACACAGTACACAAGAGCAAGTTTCAGTGACCCATCAATTAGCAGCGGTTATCGGTTCTATCGCAGTTCAAACGGCAGATCTACACTCTATTTGAATGGACAGGTTAAAGTACCTATTGCAGATCCCGCCGGTGGTTATGGCACGGGATCATGGGATACTGGACTCGGACTGTCGGCTTCCAGGGGGTTAGAGTCTATGTGGATCATATCTGCCGATTTGATGCATTGGTGGCTGGGAGATTTGGACGACATGAAGTTGAACAATGCACTTGCTTACAGTGTAAGTGCAGGAAAAATGCTGAACAACAGGAAATGGGTCTTAAGTAGTTCAGTTAATGGGTTAACAAGGTTAATAGATGACTTTGATCCTCCCGTTAACATGAATTTTGGTGTGGGTTTGATGCCAAAAGATGATCTGCTATTCAATACATCCCTATCCATTGGGCTGACTAAATCTTCGCCCGATATCGCATTTGGATTGGGTTGGTTGATAAATTTTTAG